The window GCAAGCTTTAACGGCTGCGCAATCTGGGCGAACATCGCCCTGCAGTGATCCAAGGTAGATGCTGGGTAAGCTGTGTCAACAATGCAGGTGCCATTCGGCGGCAAGTTTCACGGATTTTTCAAGCAAGACGACCCCGGGTTGAAAAAAATATTTGAATATTTTTTGAGACACCTGTTCAGGGGGACATCCCTGCATCGCCGGCCACAGGCCTCACGCTGTCCCGCTGAGCTTAGAGCCGCCTCTGTCCCACCATCTAGGTTCCTTGGGAGGCGAACACTCCCTTGTCGATTGTTCCGCGCGATGAAGCCGCTATCCCAAATATTTTTGCGTGAGCGGATCGCCGAAGCGATGCCCGATCCGATTTGCAAACCGCCCGCAATCTGCGAACATAAAGAACGTGTTGCCGGGCGTTTTCGTCTATAGTTCTGAGTGTAGCGTTGGAACACGCATTTTGTACGACGAGATGAATGGCTTCCAGAGGTGGGGGGAAATCAAGCTGTGTCAAAAATGATTTGGGTAGGCGACGGGGGACAGCCACCCGAGGCGAGTTCCGCGGGCACCATCGATTTCCCCGGTGACGTCCAATGGGTACGTGCCGAATCGATCGTAGAAGCATTTCCCATGCTCGAGCAGGAGTCAGTCGCCGGCATCTGGCTAGAGCGTTCAACTCTGCCGCAGATTTCGGAGATTCGCGGGATCACCCAAAGTGGCTTGATGCTGCGGGACATGCCCGAAGGCGTCGCTCTGCTCGATTCCGATCTGCGGGTAATCTGGGCCAACCGGCAATTGCTCCAGTGGGCTGGCCGCGACGAAGGCCCCCCGCTCGGTATGACCTTTTACGAGCTCTTACACAATCCCGAAATCATGGGACCGGACTTCTGTCCGTTTCACACCTCGCTGGCGACAGGTGATCAGAGCCATTCGACGCTGCACAGCACCCACAATCAGTACTTCAAGGTCCACGCCGCTCCCATCTATTCGGCAGCCGCATCGCGACACCTCATCGTCACCGTTAGTGATATCACCGAAGAGATCCTCCAGGAACAGAAGCTGGCCGCGATCCACCAAGCCGGACGGGAGCTCGCCGATCTTCGCCCCAACGAGATCTTCATGATGGAGGTGGATGAGCGAATCGATCTTCTCAAAGACAACATCCAGCACTACCTCCGCGACTTGCTGAACTTCGAAGTCATCGAAATCCGAGTACTCGAACAATCCACTGGCGATCTACTGCCACTGCTGAGCGTGGGAATTGACGAGGAAGCATCCGATCGCAAGCTACTGGCGAGAATGCACGAGAATGGGATCACCGGATACGTCGCCGCCAGCGGGGTTCCGTACATCTGTCATGACGTGCTCAATGACCCGCTATTCATCCCCGGTGTCGCCAACACCCGTAGCTCGTTGACTGTCCCTCTGATTTTGCACGACCAGGTGCTCGGAACCATCAACGTCGAGAGCCCCGATGTCGCCACGTTCACCGATAGCGACCTGCAGTTCCTAGAGATTTTCGCTCGAGACATCGCCTTCGCACTCAACACGCTGGAATTGTTGGTCGCGCAAAAGGCCAACACAGCCCAGCAAAGTTGTGACGCGATTCACAGCGCCGTCGCGATGCCAGTCGACGCCATTCTCAACGATGCAGTGCACGTGATGGAAGGGTATATCGGGCACAGTAGCGAGGTGATGGATCGTCTCAGCCGCATCCTGCAGAATTCACGCGATATCAAACGTACGATTCAGCAGATCGGGCAGAAGATGACCCCACTCGAGGCAGTTGCTGCCGACGAGAAGTCCGAACGGCACGTGATCCTGCGTGGCAAACGGATCTTGGTCGTCGATGAAGACGATCAAGTTCGTGAGGATGCTCACCGTCTACTCGAACGCTACGGATGTGTTGTTGAAACCGCCCATGCTGGCGACGAGGCCTTGCTGATGGTTCGCCGCAGCGGTGGGCAGAATTCCTATGATGCCATCATCAGTGACATTCGACTCGCTGACTATAGCGGTTACCAACTGATGCTGCGTTTGGGCAAGTTTATGGATCACGTGCCCATGATCCTGATGACCGGTTTCGGTTACGATCCAGGGCACTCTATCGTCAAAGCCAAACAGAACGGACTGCACCCCAAGGCGGTCCTGTACAAGCCATTCCGCTTAGACCAGCTCATCGACGTCTTAAAAACCGTGCTCGAGGCAGCCCCCAAACCGATTGCAGAACCACCAGAGGATGCCGGCAATAACGATGGCACCGAGCATTCGGCGTCCACTCCCAGCGGCGCTCGTCCCTAGGCCCCTGCCTCACCGACCACCCCCACTCCCACTCCCACTCCCGGCACGACGAACCTGATGGGCCACGGCGATCACGAGCACGACAGCGACTCCATCGAATTTAGCGACATTGAATTGCTCGCTTTCCTCGATGAGTTACTCGCACCAGAGAATTCCGCCAGGATCGAAGTTGCCATTCGCGAGCACCCTGAATTGCACCAGAGACTGGTACGCCTGCGGGGTCAAAACGTCGCTGGTCTCCATACCATTGGAGCGATCTGGCGGCGTGAGCGGCTGAGTTGTCCCGATCGCGAATTGCTCCGTCGCCACTTATTGGGCGAAATTGGGAGCGAGGAAAGCGACTACATTCGGTTTCACCTCAATGACATCGGTTGCCGCGTTTGCAATGCCAATTTCGATGACCTAACTCAAGCAATCGCCCAAGAGCGAGATTCCCAGCATCGCCGGCACCGGATGTTTCAGACCAGCGCCGGTCATCTGCGTTAGGATCGCGACAGGGTCGTCACCCCCTGCTCAGCGATCAGGACTTTTGCGTGACGGAGTGACGTCAATAGCGTCCAACTGACCGCAGAGTTCCACGATTAAACCCTCAGGGGGCGAGCATCCGCTCAAACATGCTGCGGTTGGAGACGCGGACGTCATCGCAGCGACGCACGATCTCTGCCGGATCCGATTCACCGAGCAGGGCCGCGAGCTGTTTCATTTCGAGGGTGTCGGGCTTACCGTCGGCTGACAGCGGCAATTCATGGCGAGCAGGCGTGTCGATCAGTCGCAATTTTGTTTCGACATTGCGCAAATAACGATAGTTATCGATCAGTTTCTCAGCGTCAGCCCTGTCATAGACACCGGCAGCAGCGAGGTCGCTCAGCGCCGCCGCCACCCCCGTGGCAATCTCGGCATCCAGTCTTCCCGCTGATTTCAGCACTCCCGCGGCGACGATGAACTGCGCGTCGACGGTGCCACCGACGCCACGCTTCATATTGCCAGGCGCGGCTGTCGACTCGCCGCGCTGCCGGAGGGTCTTGAACTCGGCAAACTGGCTGTCACGCCACGGTGTCTGCCGAATCGCTTTGGCGATGGCAGCGCTGACGAGTTCGCGGGTCCGACGCGATCCTGAGAACGCGCGAGCTTGGCACAAAGCTGCTCGTCGCCACAGCGGCGCGCCGCCTAAACGAAAAGGTTTAATGAACTGGTCGATGGAGTAGGCCAACACTGTTTCATCGGCACCCTGAGCCAAGGGCAGATCAACTTCATAGAGTCGATCACCTGCCGAATCGACTGTCCTGACAACGTTCTGAGCCAATTGGTTAAAAAACTGGCGGTTGGAGAGTGTTGCTTTGGGACCGCCGACGCGGCGCTGCGTTTCGCCTTCGGCTGTGTACAGAAACGTCAGGTCGAGATCACTATGATAGTTAGGCTCCCGCCCGCCGTATTTCCCCAGTGCAACGGCAACCATTTCCACCGGCTCATTCTGCTCATTAACCGGATCACCAAATCTCGCCGTCAGGAGTTCAAGCTCGCGATCGATGACCCGCCGCAAACAGGCGTCCGCGGTATCACTGAGGGACTGACCGATCGCGTCTACCGTCTCTTTGCCCAATAGGTCACGCGTGCCAATCATCAAATGGCATCCGGCCCGGAATGTTTGCAGGATCGGGCTCAGATCGTCCGCGAACTGGCACAACCGAATCGATTGCGCGTCGAGGCGTTCCGATGGCGGCAGGCGATTCATCAGTAACGAGTCGACCAGTTCGTCGATCATC of the Allorhodopirellula heiligendammensis genome contains:
- a CDS encoding response regulator, which encodes MSKMIWVGDGGQPPEASSAGTIDFPGDVQWVRAESIVEAFPMLEQESVAGIWLERSTLPQISEIRGITQSGLMLRDMPEGVALLDSDLRVIWANRQLLQWAGRDEGPPLGMTFYELLHNPEIMGPDFCPFHTSLATGDQSHSTLHSTHNQYFKVHAAPIYSAAASRHLIVTVSDITEEILQEQKLAAIHQAGRELADLRPNEIFMMEVDERIDLLKDNIQHYLRDLLNFEVIEIRVLEQSTGDLLPLLSVGIDEEASDRKLLARMHENGITGYVAASGVPYICHDVLNDPLFIPGVANTRSSLTVPLILHDQVLGTINVESPDVATFTDSDLQFLEIFARDIAFALNTLELLVAQKANTAQQSCDAIHSAVAMPVDAILNDAVHVMEGYIGHSSEVMDRLSRILQNSRDIKRTIQQIGQKMTPLEAVAADEKSERHVILRGKRILVVDEDDQVREDAHRLLERYGCVVETAHAGDEALLMVRRSGGQNSYDAIISDIRLADYSGYQLMLRLGKFMDHVPMILMTGFGYDPGHSIVKAKQNGLHPKAVLYKPFRLDQLIDVLKTVLEAAPKPIAEPPEDAGNNDGTEHSASTPSGARP